The window GTTCTTATGGAGTGGGTAGCACAGGGCCACGCGAAGGACATCATCGAATGCACTCAGGCACTAATTGCCATCCAAAGCGCCGAGCGTCTCGCTATAGCACTTCGGGACCCAAAGTGTGCAGCCCATGAGGAGACCCTCAAAAGCGATGTACCCCTGGAATAAGCGATCTGAATACGCCACCTGCCTAAGCGGTGAGGGCTTCACAGGACTCGCTAGAGAACTCGAACGCCAGTGACCTATAGCGATGAACCGCCCTTCTGGTTGAGAGGTTTCGAGCGGCGATGTAGGGTCGTCTAGCGTAGGGACGTAGACGACTCATCTCATAGAATTCCGATTTAACCCTGTAGCAAGTCGGCGAGCACATTTTCCGACCAATAGCCCGCCGCTCCTGGGCAAGCCGCAACGTACGAAGCGACTGTCTTGACGTCCCAGGCGTTCGCGGAGAGCAATCCAGCGGCCAAGTAGCGCACGTATGCCGACGACGGAGGGTTCCAGCGGACGTCCTTCACGCCCCAGGGGGCGGTGAAGGTCAACACTGGTAGTCCGTCCACTTGGCCAGCGCACACCAGTGTCTCGTATCGCCCCTCACCCAAGGTCGCTGTCCCTCGGGTCAGTACCTCCGTGAGATCGATCTCTGAGCCTGGCTCTCTGTACATCTCCTGCGCCGCGATGTCTGAGAACTGGTCCGTTGTCACCAGGTGCGCTCTCGCCAGAACCCGGCCTTCAGCCCTCGGGTCATAGAACGCCCTGCCGCCTCCCCACACCGGCGAATCGGTCGCGAAGTACAGGGCGCCCCCAAGCTCAACCGGGATCGAGCGGCTAGGCATCCGCGGGTCTCTGCAACCGGGGTAAGTCTTCGTAGTGCCGGGCGGCTGGCCACCTCGGATGTAGAACCCGAGACGATCCAAGTGCATGTTGGATCCGTACGACGTGTACCAGACACACTCGGGGTTGAGATCGTCCGGCATGGTCGGGTCGATGAATTGCAGGGCTTTCACGCGTACGCACTCCTGGGAGACGTCTTCACTCGGCTGATACGTCGTACCTGATGACATGCCGGTCTCCCGGAAGGATCGTGATCATTACTCGTAAGGGCCGACCATTTTCGTCGTAGCCCGTACACAGGTGGACAGCAACCGGAGTCGCGGCAGGCAGAGAGAGCCTCTCGGCCTCTGCACGCGTGGGCATGCACACCGTGATCTCGTCTCGGTATCGGGCCTGAACCAGCCCAACGCTGGCGAGAACACCGCCGGGCGCCGAGACGTCTTCCGGAAGCATCAGGGGCGTGCCTCGCACGAGCTCTTCGGGAAAGTAGGAGTCGGCCAGGGCGTACGGGTCCTGATCGACGATCCGGATCCTTTCGCGTACGACGGTCAGATCCTTCTCGGGGTCCAGCCCTAGGCGTTCTGCCACCTCGGCTGGGGGGGTGCCGGATCGATATGCGCACCTCTTGCCGCGGCTGGCGCCCACTTTCAGCCACAACGCTGGCCCATTGGTCGCCTTGCTCGTCCGACGTGTGACGGGTGCGTGACTCCAGCACCGACCAGTCCCAAACCGCTGGCTTCAGGCTGCGCCGCACAAAGCTCCCGCGCCCCTGGGCGAACTACGGGCCCCTTCGGCGCCGCACCCGTTCACCACAGGCAGTTGATGTCCACGGCGCCGACCGCGTGCGCGCGAACCAGCTCCTCATCCTGGCCCACACATGGCCCATACGCACTGGTCAAACCCGGGATACGGGCGACCCAGGGTGAGACAGGCTGAACACAGAAGGGGTGCCCCTCCGGAGAGGGGCACCCCTTCTGACCTGCACAACGTCTGACCTGCGCGGTGGGTGTGGGATTTGAACCCACGGTCACATCGCTGCGACGACGGTTTTCAAGACCGTTCCCTTAGGCCGCTCGGGCAACCCACCTACGCCCCGGCCCACCTGGGACGGAGCGGTTACAGACTACCGGGCGCGGACGCTGCTCGGGGGGCGTGGTCCACTCGGAGTCCACTGGGTCGGTTCCGTTCACCAGAACCACCACTCTGATCAGCGGCCGATGCTCAGCCCCAGGCAGTTCACGGGAGCGTACCGCTGCGGCGGATGTACCCAGAGGAGCTCTTGACTGCCCTCAGCCGGGCTGGCCCGGCGCGTCTCCCGGTGAGCGCCGCTGCACCGATGCGTCCAGCTCCTTACGCACCGACTCCGGCAGTGACTCGCCCAACGCCCAAGCGACCAAGGCTTCCGCGATCAAATGCAGTTTGATGTTGGTGTGCTGAGAGACTTCGCGCAGCACCTCAAAGCCGGCGGCCGCCGGAATGCCGTGAACCGCGACGAGAACACCGATGGCCCGGTCGACCGTCGCGTGGGAATCGACCGCCTGCCGCAGTTCGTCGTTCTGCTGTGCAAGACCGGCCATTGCAGCGTCACGCGTGAGGTCCGGCACGGAAAATTCTCCTGGGCGCCTGCCCAGAATCGGTACAGCGAGACGCCCCTTCGAGCGACGCGAAGATCGCACAGGACGTGAGAGCCCTTGGGGGCCGTGCCAGTCCAGGCACAGGACGGTGGCGTCGTCCCTCGGCTGCCCGCCGCCGTACGCGTGGTCCACCGCCGCAATCAGAGTGCGCACGGCCTCGCGTGGGTGTTCGACGGCGGTGTCACGGATGAGGCCGGGCAGGTCGACTGTCTCGGCTTCGCGTTCCTGCATGCCGTCGGTGTAGAGCACGAGGCGGTCGCCGGGGCGCAGGTCGAGGTCCTGCACCGTGTAGGCACCCTGCCCGACGACCCCGAAGGGCAGGTTCACGGCCAGGCGCAGCTCCTCGACCCTGCCGTCGCGCAGCCGCAGCGGCCAGGGGTGGCCGGCGTTGACGAGCCGGGCACCGGTCCCGTCCAGGGCGATGCGCACCAGTTGGCCGGTGGCGAAGGTGCGCCGGCCGTGGTCGAGGAGGGCCTGGTGGGTCTGGCGGGCCTGTTCGGCCAGATCGAATCCGGCGCGGCGGGCGCCCCGGGAGGCGTTGACCAGAAGGGTGGCCATCAACGAGGCGTCGACGTCGTGGCCCATGGCATCGGTGACCGACAGGTGCAGCGTGTCCTGGTCGAGGGAGTAGTCATAGGTGTCACCGGCGATGTCGGAGGCCGGGACCAGGGCGCCGGCGACAGCGAACTCTGCGGCTTCGCAGGAGGCGGCCGAAGGCAGGAGCTGGCGCTGGATCTCCGCCGCCAAGCTCACCGAGGTCGTCCGGTTGCCCCAGTGGTAGAGATCGGTGAAGCGGCGGTCGGTGACGATGATGTAGGCCAGCGCGTGCGCGGCCTCCTCGACCTGCTCCAGCACCTCCTGCGTCACCTGGGGGAGGAACAGCTCCAGGACACCGATGGTGTCTCCGCGGTTCGTGACAGGGGCCAGCACCCGAAGCCCCTGCGCACCCTCCTCAGCCCGCACCAGCTTCTGCGTGTGCAGGACCTCGTCGTAGACACTGCTGCCCGCCAGAGAAACCTGTTCGGCGCGGCGCCCGTGATGTGTAGCCCCGTTCTCGCTGACCCGCAGCAGACGTCGGCCGACGACGTCGACGAACAGGAACGACACGTATCGCGCACCGAACCGGTCACGCAGGTTGCGTGCCACGACATCGAGGGAGTCCATTGGCGCGGCGTCCTCAGCCGCTGCCAGCACCTCGGCCAATCCGATCCGGTCACGCAACACGTCAGCCTCCCCAGGTTGCAGACTCTACTTCTCACCCCCTTCGACAGGTCTCACACGCGACGCACACCTCGGCGTGCATGCGCGCTTCGTTCACGGGTTGCGACAGGACGTACACGGTTTTGAGGGCCTGATTTCAGGAATCCCCCCGGGTTGGCCACCCGGATGCTCGTGGCCGGATCTCGGACGGAGCCCATGAGCCGGCTCCGCGCCGGACGGAGCCCATAAGCCGGCTCACCTATCCACGGCGTGGCGTTCGCGCCGTTGCGCCGGTGCTCAGTTGAGCTCCCGCGCGCTGAGGATGACGGTCGGGTCCATGGTGCGGCTGACCAGGGCGTGGACGGTTTCGGCGAGACTGACCCGGTGGCGCCTCGCGTAGTCGGCCAGGAGCTGCCCGGCCTCGGCGATCGTCCCGCCCGTGTACTCGGCGATCATGCCCTTGGCGATCTCCAGGATGGCCTTGACGGCGATGGCGCTCTGCACGCGGGTGATGACGTCGTCGCTTCGGGTCGGTTCGGTGGACCAGTGCATCAGGGCCAGCGCTGCGGAGTCCGCCAAAGCCTGTGCGAGGTGGGCGTCGTCGTTGGGCATGGCTCCGGCACGGGTGTTCAACAGTGTGAGGCCGCCCAGAGGACGTTCATGGAGGCGGACCGGAACGGTCTGCAGGGACCGGTAGCCGGCGTCGGTCATGGCGGTGACCAGTTTCGGCCAGCGTTCACGCTCGGCGGTGATGTCGGGAACGCTGTGGGCCTCACCGGTGCGGTAGCAGTCCATGCAGGGGCCGCTGCCCGTCTGGGTCTGAAGCAGTTCGACGAAGGCGGCCTCTTCGTTGGTGGCGGCCATCGTCTTCAGACTGCCCCGCGCGTCAGCGATCATCACCGCCGCCGCGTCCACCTCCAGTAGTTCTACGCATGTGTGCACCAGGCGGTTGAAAAGGTGCAGTGGATCGAACTCGGACGCATAGGTGTCCGCCAAGTCGACGAACGCCTTCGCCAGCTGTCGCTCACGGTTCATGCTCGCCTCCCCGGCGGTGTCGTCGCACGTACTGCTTGTCGTTCAGTCAAGACGCATGTCCGTGGTGCGGTCGATGACGGCCCGCGCGATCTCGGTAGAGGTGCGGCTCTGCGCGAAGGCCCGGGCACGGAGACGAAGAACGGCCTCCGCGGCAGTCACTCCCAGTTGCACCATGATCATTCCAGTGGCCTGGTGAATCTCCTCCCGGTCGGACTCAGCCCCCTCAAGCCACGTTACGACTCCTTCCGAGCCCATAGAAGTGTGGTCGAGGGCTGTAACGGCCAGCGTGACGGCATCGGCGACCAGCAGAGACGTGCGCACATGATCACCACTCAGCGAGCCCGCGGTGTCCCGGTACAGGTCAAGGGTGCCCAGCGGCTGCCCGACGCTGCCCGCCAACGGAATGGAGAAGGCGGCTTCCGCGCCGGCTTTGGCCGCCTGAACGGAGAACAGTGGCCAGCGACGGGCATCCGGGGCGCGGGTCAGATCCGTCGCGAACACCGGCGCCCGCAACCGGACCGCCTCCGCACACGGACCCTCACCGAGGGTGTACTGGATCTCCGCGAGCCGCGCGGCCACGCGGTCGCTCGCACAGAGCACGACCCCCGTGTCCACGTCATTGCCCTGGACGAACACCGACAGCCCCGAGACATCCGGCAGGAGCGTCATACAGGCACGGCACAGCGCGTCGGGCACGTTGGCGGGTGACAGCCCTCGCACGCTGTCGATGAGTTCGCGGGCGATCCGGGCCCGCCGGACGAGGGTCTCCTGCTCAGCGTCTTCGCTGCCGAGCTGGTCGTCATCGGGCACCGTTCTCACCTCCCCGCAGACACACCCACATGGGCTTCACTCGATCTTGCCCTATCCACGGCACAACGTCCGGCACACAGGCGGCGTTCCGTGCCGCCCGCCTCGTCCGTCCCGCGTTCCCGTCGCGTGCCGCCGGCAGTCACGCCGCATCACCATGCGCGTCGACCCTCCATGACCGACGCGTCCACCTGTCTCCGCTTCCTCGTGGTGCCGGGGGCCGAGTCCCCGCTCCTCGGGGCACAAAAACCTGGTAGCGGCGCTGTCTCGGTCCTGCCGCCCAAACGGCCGACTGCAGCAAACCCTGGGGCGGCGCACCGGCCGGTCGCCCGCGGGGCAGTCCTGGCCGCCATTGCACCCTTGGGTGAATCTGTGTCTGGCCGACGTCCAACAGCCTGACGGGCGCAGGCGGGAGCACCACGTCGTTCGCCTCCGGCACCTGGCCGTGGCCGCCGTGGTCAACGACCGCCAGGAGGTGCTGATGACGTGGCGACACCGCTTCATCAGCGCGAGATCGTGAGCAGCGGATCCCTCGGCGGCCTGCTGTACGTCCTCACGGATGAAGCAATCCGCCGGCCGGTGGCAGGAGCTCCCGTGGTCGCGCCGCTGAGAGATCGGCGCGGGGGCACGAGTAACGGGTCAGCTGTCGCCCTCGCGCTGGCCCAGGGTGACCTCGGCCGTGCGCTGCTTTCCGTCGCGGGTGTAGGTGAGCTTGACGGTGTCGTTGGGCTGGTGGGTCCAGATCTCACCGATGAGGGTGGGGCCGCTGTCGATCACGCGGTCGTCGAGCTTGGTGATGACGTCGCCGGGCTTGAGGCCGGCCTTGTCCGCGGGGCCGTTCGGGGTGACCGCGGCGGAGTCGCTCGCGCCCTTGTCCGTGATCTTCGCGCCGCCCGTGCCCTCCTCCAGCGAGACCGAGGCGCCGATCACGGGGTAGACCGGCTTGCCGGTCCTGATGAGCTGCTGCGCGACGGTCTTCGCCTGGTTGACCGGGATCGCGAAGCCCAGGCCGATGGAGCCCGACTGGCCGGCGCCGCCCAGGCCACCGCTCGTGGACTGGATCGCGGAGTTGATGCCGATCACCGAGCCCTGCGCGTCCAGGAGCGGGCCGCCGGAGTTGCCCGGGTTGATCGAGGCGTCGGTCTGCAGGGCGCTCATGTACGAGGCCTTGCTCTGCGAACTGCCGTCGCTGGAGGCCACCGGGCGGTTCTTGGCGCTGATGATGCCGGTGGTCACCGTGTTCGAAAGGCCGAACGGGGCGCCGATCGCGATCGTCGAGTCGCCGACGGCGATCTTGTCCGAGTTGCCGAGCGGCAGCGGCTTGAGGTCGTCCGGCGCGTTCTTCAGCTTGATGACCGCCACGTCGTACCCCTGGGCGTGGCCGACGACCTCGGCGTCGTACTTCTTGCCGTTCGAGAAGGTGGCCGACAGCTTGCCACTCTCGACCGCCTCGGCGACCACGTGGTTGTTGGTCAGGATGTGGCCCTGCGTGTCGAAGACGAAGCCGGTGCCCGTCCCGCCCTCGCCGTTGCTGCCCTCGGCCTCGATGGTGACCGTGCTCGGCAGAGCCGTGGCGGCCACGTTCGCGATCGTGCCGGCGTCGCGCTTGAGGTCGCCGCCGCTCTGGGACGCGGAAACCGTCGTGGAACCCGTGGAGTCGTTGCGGTCCGCCGCCCAGTAGCCGATGCCGCCGCCCACGCCGCCCGCGATCAGCGCGGCCACCAGGACCGCGGCGACCAGACCGCCGCGCCCGCCGGACTTCGGCTGGGGAGCGGGCTGCTGGTACGAGGAGCCCCACACGTCCCCCGTACCGCTTTCACCGCCGTCTCCGTACGAGGGTGTGACCGGCGGAGGAGGCGGCCAGGCACCCGCCTCGGGGGCGGCGTTCGCGGGAGCCCCCGAGGGCAACGTGGCGGTCGGCGCGCCTCCCTGGTAGGAGCCCGCCTCCTGGAAAGAGGCCGAGCCCTGGGGCTGAGCCGTGCCCTGGTGGGGACCCACGGAGCCCGCTGCCTGCGCAGCCGCCTGCTCCGGCGGCACGGAAGCAGCGGGAGTGTCCACCGGCACGGGAGGTGCAGACGGGGCCGGGGGTACTGCAGTGCCCTCGTTCTCGGTGCTCACAGCTCTTCCTCTCGATCCACGGCTGTTCTTTCAGGTCGCATCCGCTCACGTTCGGTCGCGTGTGTTCAGGACTTCACTCACGCGTGTTCGGGAACCGACACGATTCAGCTGTGCATGTGCTTTTGTATGCCGTCAGCTTTTCCCACGGGACGTCAGGGCACCATAAGCGGCACCTGTGACTCCGGGAACTTCTTTTATATAGGACAGGTCTGACAAAACCATTTCATGTCCGCGCCACCCACCCACGCGTACCCACTTGCGATGGCACCATGACGCGGTGACCCACGCACGACAGAACCTGACCCAGGTCGTCGCCCACCGCGGGGCCTCCGAAGAGGCCCCCGAGCACACCCTGGCCGCGTACGAGAAGGCGATCGAGGACGGGGCCGACGCCCTTGAGTGCGATGTTCGGCTGACCGCGGACGGACATCTCGTCTGCGTCCACGACCGCCGCGTCAACCGCACCTCCAACGGCCGAGGCGCCGTCTCGGCCCTGGAACTCTCCGATCTCGCCGCCCTGGACTTCGGCTCCTGGAAGAACCGCGACGAGGCACCCGACTGGGAACAGCAGCGGCCCCCCTCCTGGGAGCAGCAGTCCGTCCTCACCCTGGAGCGTCTGCTCGAACTCGTGGCCGACGCCGGCCGCCCCGTACGGCTCGCGATCGAGACGAAGCACCCCACACGCTGGGCCGGTCAGGTCGAGGAGCGCCTGCTGGTCCTCCTGAAGCGCTTCGGTCTGGACGCACCGCCCTCGCCCGCCGAGTCGCCGGTTCGCGTCATGAGCTTCTCGGCACGCTCCCTGCAGCGCGTCCGTATGGCATCGCCGACGTTGCCGACGGTCTATCTGCTGCAGTTCGTCTCCCCCCGGCTGCGTGACGGACGGCTGCCGCCGGGCGTCCGGATCGCGGGCCCCTCCCTGCGGATCGTGCGCAACCACCCTGCGTACATCGAGCGCCTGAAGCGGGCCGGCCACCAGGTTCACGTGTGGACGGTGAACGACTCGCAGGACGTCGACCTCTGTGTCGGACTGGGCGTCGACGCCATCATCACCAACCGCCCGCGTGCGGTACTGCGCCAGCTCGGACGCTGAAACCTCCGCCCCACAGGCCTCGCAGAACTCTCGGGTTTCACCCACGGGCCCCTCATCCCGGCCAAGTCGTCGAATTCAGGCCATACGGTTACAGGGAGTGCTCCGGCGCGTTCGGTCCGTATTCGATCGTTGCGAGTGCGTCACTGCACGTGCATTGGCCGGTTTCCGGTCCAGTCCAGGAGGGCATCCACACCGTGGCGTGGGGCAAAGGAGGTCTCGGGGGTGGCGTTGGTGGTGGCACAGGAGGTGCCCGCGTCGTCGCGCATGGCCGTACCCCATGGCCCTGCGGGCGTGGGACAGGCAAGACACCGGATGCGGGCTCAGCTGCGCACCGGCGGTGTGGCGGAAACGGTCATCGACGATGCCGTACTGATCCTTTCCGAACTACTGAGCAACGCCTGCCGACACGGCAGGCCCCTGGGTGACGCCCTGGCCGGGGACGGCGACGTCCTGGCCGCGTGGCGCGTCGAACCGACCGGCCGGCTCACCGTCGAGGTGACGGACGGCGGTGGTCCGACCCGTCCGGTTCCGGCCACGCCCTCGGTCACCGCACGCGGCGGCCGCGGGCTGAACATCATCACGGCCCTTGCCGACGACTGGGGCGTACGGGACGACGCCCGCGGTGAGGTCACGGTGTGGGTGGTAGTGCACAAGGACGCTCACGCAGGGTGTCGCCGCGACGACTTCGCCACGCGGGTCACGGCCCCCGCGGTGTCCGCGATACCCGACCTGGACTTCGGGGACGCCTTCGACGGCCTGGACTGAACCGGGCCAGGGAACGGGCAGCGGGCGGGCACCGAAGCAGACACACAAGCACGCGCAGCAGTGGGCCCGAAGCAGACGCAAGTGCCGGTTCCGGGACGAACCGAAGCCACGCTCCGGGTACGACCCGGCACGTTGTCCACAGGGTCCCGTCGGTCCTCGTACGAGCGGCTAGGCTCGCGCCCGTACGAGTCGAGCCGTAACCGGGAGACATCCACGATGGCCAAGAAGCGACCCCAGACCAAGGCCAAG of the Streptomyces aurantiacus genome contains:
- a CDS encoding histone deacetylase, yielding MKALQFIDPTMPDDLNPECVWYTSYGSNMHLDRLGFYIRGGQPPGTTKTYPGCRDPRMPSRSIPVELGGALYFATDSPVWGGGRAFYDPRAEGRVLARAHLVTTDQFSDIAAQEMYREPGSEIDLTEVLTRGTATLGEGRYETLVCAGQVDGLPVLTFTAPWGVKDVRWNPPSSAYVRYLAAGLLSANAWDVKTVASYVAACPGAAGYWSENVLADLLQG
- a CDS encoding UTRA domain-containing protein → MGASRGKRCAYRSGTPPAEVAERLGLDPEKDLTVVRERIRIVDQDPYALADSYFPEELVRGTPLMLPEDVSAPGGVLASVGLVQARYRDEITVCMPTRAEAERLSLPAATPVAVHLCTGYDENGRPLRVMITILPGDRHVIRYDVSAE
- a CDS encoding ANTAR domain-containing protein — its product is MAGLAQQNDELRQAVDSHATVDRAIGVLVAVHGIPAAAGFEVLREVSQHTNIKLHLIAEALVAWALGESLPESVRKELDASVQRRSPGDAPGQPG
- a CDS encoding GAF and ANTAR domain-containing protein, whose product is MNRERQLAKAFVDLADTYASEFDPLHLFNRLVHTCVELLEVDAAAVMIADARGSLKTMAATNEEAAFVELLQTQTGSGPCMDCYRTGEAHSVPDITAERERWPKLVTAMTDAGYRSLQTVPVRLHERPLGGLTLLNTRAGAMPNDDAHLAQALADSAALALMHWSTEPTRSDDVITRVQSAIAVKAILEIAKGMIAEYTGGTIAEAGQLLADYARRHRVSLAETVHALVSRTMDPTVILSARELN
- a CDS encoding GAF and ANTAR domain-containing protein gives rise to the protein MPDDDQLGSEDAEQETLVRRARIARELIDSVRGLSPANVPDALCRACMTLLPDVSGLSVFVQGNDVDTGVVLCASDRVAARLAEIQYTLGEGPCAEAVRLRAPVFATDLTRAPDARRWPLFSVQAAKAGAEAAFSIPLAGSVGQPLGTLDLYRDTAGSLSGDHVRTSLLVADAVTLAVTALDHTSMGSEGVVTWLEGAESDREEIHQATGMIMVQLGVTAAEAVLRLRARAFAQSRTSTEIARAVIDRTTDMRLD
- a CDS encoding S1C family serine protease, with amino-acid sequence MSTENEGTAVPPAPSAPPVPVDTPAASVPPEQAAAQAAGSVGPHQGTAQPQGSASFQEAGSYQGGAPTATLPSGAPANAAPEAGAWPPPPPVTPSYGDGGESGTGDVWGSSYQQPAPQPKSGGRGGLVAAVLVAALIAGGVGGGIGYWAADRNDSTGSTTVSASQSGGDLKRDAGTIANVAATALPSTVTIEAEGSNGEGGTGTGFVFDTQGHILTNNHVVAEAVESGKLSATFSNGKKYDAEVVGHAQGYDVAVIKLKNAPDDLKPLPLGNSDKIAVGDSTIAIGAPFGLSNTVTTGIISAKNRPVASSDGSSQSKASYMSALQTDASINPGNSGGPLLDAQGSVIGINSAIQSTSGGLGGAGQSGSIGLGFAIPVNQAKTVAQQLIRTGKPVYPVIGASVSLEEGTGGAKITDKGASDSAAVTPNGPADKAGLKPGDVITKLDDRVIDSGPTLIGEIWTHQPNDTVKLTYTRDGKQRTAEVTLGQREGDS
- a CDS encoding glycerophosphodiester phosphodiesterase; amino-acid sequence: MTHARQNLTQVVAHRGASEEAPEHTLAAYEKAIEDGADALECDVRLTADGHLVCVHDRRVNRTSNGRGAVSALELSDLAALDFGSWKNRDEAPDWEQQRPPSWEQQSVLTLERLLELVADAGRPVRLAIETKHPTRWAGQVEERLLVLLKRFGLDAPPSPAESPVRVMSFSARSLQRVRMASPTLPTVYLLQFVSPRLRDGRLPPGVRIAGPSLRIVRNHPAYIERLKRAGHQVHVWTVNDSQDVDLCVGLGVDAIITNRPRAVLRQLGR
- a CDS encoding ATP-binding protein; the encoded protein is MRHCTCIGRFPVQSRRASTPWRGAKEVSGVALVVAQEVPASSRMAVPHGPAGVGQARHRMRAQLRTGGVAETVIDDAVLILSELLSNACRHGRPLGDALAGDGDVLAAWRVEPTGRLTVEVTDGGGPTRPVPATPSVTARGGRGLNIITALADDWGVRDDARGEVTVWVVVHKDAHAGCRRDDFATRVTAPAVSAIPDLDFGDAFDGLD